From Pseudomonas sp. CCI4.2, one genomic window encodes:
- the mexE gene encoding multidrug efflux RND transporter periplasmic adaptor subunit MexE, with protein MAQSFNHLRYPLAALALIVISACGQHGPAAAAAPAAAKVTVAKVLEQPVNEWDEFTGRLEAPETVEIRPRVSGQIDQVSFTDGALVKKGDTLYQIDPRPFLSEVHRLQAQLAQARAAQTRTGNEAQRGQRLLSSNAISAELADTRTTSAQEAKAGVDAIQAQLDLARLNLSFTRVTSPISGRVSRAEITAGNIVTADVTALTSVVSTDKVYAYFDADERVFLKYKELARKGKRGQATPVFLGLSNEEGNTHQGTMNFIDNQVNPQTGTILGRAVFDNADGQFTPGLYARLKLVGSGTYSAVLINDEAVGTDLGKKFVLVIGADNKSAYRSVELGPKLEGLRIVRSGLSKDDTIVVKGLQRVRPGTVVDPEMSPMASAETLAALAKQREALEASNVQQAAVAAKLASNASPRG; from the coding sequence ATGGCACAGTCATTCAATCACTTGCGCTATCCCCTTGCTGCACTGGCACTGATCGTGATCAGTGCCTGTGGTCAGCACGGCCCTGCAGCGGCAGCCGCACCCGCTGCTGCGAAAGTGACCGTGGCCAAGGTACTCGAACAGCCTGTCAACGAATGGGACGAGTTCACTGGCCGCTTGGAAGCACCGGAAACCGTTGAAATCCGCCCAAGGGTTTCCGGCCAGATCGATCAAGTTTCTTTCACCGACGGTGCCCTGGTGAAAAAAGGCGACACGCTGTACCAGATTGACCCTCGCCCGTTCCTCTCCGAAGTTCATCGTCTGCAAGCCCAGCTGGCTCAAGCCCGCGCCGCACAAACCCGTACCGGTAATGAAGCGCAACGTGGCCAGCGCCTGCTGAGCAGCAACGCGATCTCCGCCGAACTGGCTGACACCCGTACCACCTCCGCCCAAGAAGCAAAAGCCGGTGTCGATGCCATCCAGGCTCAACTGGATCTTGCTCGCCTGAACCTGAGCTTCACCCGCGTGACGTCGCCGATCAGTGGCCGCGTCAGCCGTGCAGAAATCACCGCCGGCAACATCGTGACCGCCGACGTGACAGCGCTGACCAGTGTGGTTTCCACCGACAAGGTGTACGCCTACTTCGACGCGGACGAACGTGTTTTTCTGAAATACAAAGAGCTGGCACGCAAAGGTAAACGCGGTCAGGCCACCCCAGTATTCCTGGGTCTGTCCAACGAGGAAGGCAACACCCACCAAGGCACGATGAATTTCATCGACAACCAGGTCAATCCGCAAACCGGCACCATTCTTGGGCGCGCAGTGTTTGATAACGCCGACGGTCAGTTCACACCCGGCCTGTATGCCCGTTTGAAGCTGGTCGGCAGCGGCACCTACTCTGCGGTGTTGATCAACGATGAAGCCGTCGGTACCGATTTGGGTAAAAAGTTCGTACTGGTTATAGGCGCTGACAACAAATCGGCTTACCGCAGCGTTGAACTGGGTCCGAAACTCGAAGGCCTGCGTATCGTCCGCAGCGGCTTGAGCAAAGACGACACCATCGTGGTCAAGGGCTTGCAACGGGTTCGCCCTGGTACCGTGGTAGACCCTGAAATGAGCCCGATGGCCAGCGCTGAAACCCTCGCTGCTCTCGCCAAACAGCGTGAAGCGCTTGAGGCCAGCAATGTTCAGCAAGCAGCAGTGGCAGCCAAATTGGCAAGCAACGCTTCCCCACGCGGTTAA
- a CDS encoding efflux RND transporter permease subunit — translation MNFSQFFISRPIFAAVLSLMILIAGAISLFQLPISEYPEVVPPTVVVRANFPGANPKVIGETVAAPLEQAITGVENMLYMSSQSTADGKITLTITFALGTDLDNAQVQVQNRVTRTEPKLPEEVTRIGITVDKASPDLTMVVHLTSPDKRYDMLYLSNYAILNIKDELARLGGVGDVQLFGMGDYSLRVWLDPNKTASRNLTATDVVNAIREQNRQVAAGSLGSPPAPNATSFQMSVNTQGRLVTEEEFENIIIRAGANGEITRLKDIARIELGSSQYALRSLLNNQPAVAIPIFQRPGSNAIEISNEVRAKMAELKQSFPEGMDFSIVYDPTIFVRGSIEAVVHTLFEALILVVLVVILFLQTWRASIIPLVAVPVSLIGTFAVMHLFGFSLNALSLFGLVLAIGIVVDDAIVVVENVERNIELGLSPIEATKKAMSEVTGPIIATALVLCAVFIPAAFISGLTGQFYKQFALTIAISTVISAFNSLTLSPALSAVLLRAHDAPKDGFSRFLDKLLGSWLFRPFNRFFDKASHGYVGTVGRVIRSSGIALFLYAGLIVLTWFGFANTPTGFVPTQDKQYLVAFAQLPDASSLDRTEDVIKRMSDIALKQPGVDSAVAFPGLSINGFTNSPNAGIVFVTLKPFDERKDPSESAGAIAGALNGKFGSIQEAYMAIFPPPPVQGLGTIGGFRVQIEDRGNLGYDALYKETQNIITKSRTTPGLAALFTSYTVNVPQVDAAIDREKAKTHGVAISDIFDTLQIYLGSLYANDFNRFGRTYQVNVQAEQQFRQEGEQIGQLKVRNNLGEMIPLATFIKVSNTSGPDRVQHYNGFITAEINGAAAPGYSSGQAQEAIEKLLKDELPNGMTYEWTDLTYQQILSGNTALLVFPLCVLLAFLVLAALYESWSLPLAVILIVPMTLLSAIAGVIIAGSDNNIFTQIGLIVLVGLACKNAILIVEFAKDEQEKGKTPLEAVLEACRLRLRPILMTSFAFIMGVVPLVLSSGAGAEMRHAMGVAVFSGMLGVTFFGLLLTPVFYVLIRNYVGRKAARKAARKQAHEADKALKLESQQ, via the coding sequence ATGAATTTCTCTCAATTCTTTATATCGCGACCGATCTTCGCAGCGGTGCTGTCGCTGATGATCCTGATCGCTGGTGCCATTTCGCTGTTCCAACTACCGATCAGTGAATACCCGGAAGTGGTGCCGCCGACCGTGGTGGTGCGTGCAAACTTCCCTGGCGCCAACCCTAAAGTGATCGGCGAAACCGTTGCTGCGCCGTTGGAGCAGGCCATTACCGGTGTCGAGAACATGCTCTACATGTCCTCGCAATCTACGGCCGATGGCAAGATCACCCTGACCATCACCTTTGCGCTGGGCACTGACCTGGACAACGCCCAGGTGCAAGTCCAGAACCGTGTGACCCGCACCGAGCCGAAACTTCCAGAAGAAGTGACGCGCATCGGTATTACCGTGGACAAGGCATCTCCCGACTTGACGATGGTGGTCCACTTGACCTCCCCGGACAAACGCTACGACATGCTCTACCTGTCCAACTACGCCATCCTCAATATCAAGGATGAGCTGGCGCGACTGGGTGGCGTCGGCGACGTGCAACTGTTCGGCATGGGCGATTACTCGCTGCGAGTGTGGCTTGATCCAAACAAGACAGCCTCGCGCAACCTGACCGCTACCGACGTGGTCAACGCAATTCGCGAACAGAACCGTCAAGTTGCCGCCGGTTCACTGGGCTCACCGCCGGCACCGAATGCCACCAGCTTTCAGATGTCGGTGAACACTCAAGGTCGTCTGGTCACGGAGGAAGAGTTTGAGAACATCATTATCCGCGCTGGCGCCAATGGTGAAATCACGCGCCTCAAAGACATCGCTCGAATCGAACTCGGCTCCAGTCAATACGCGTTGCGCTCGCTGCTGAATAACCAACCCGCTGTAGCCATTCCGATCTTCCAGCGTCCTGGCTCCAACGCCATCGAAATCTCCAACGAAGTTCGGGCCAAAATGGCCGAACTGAAACAGAGTTTCCCTGAAGGCATGGACTTCTCCATCGTCTATGACCCAACCATCTTCGTGCGTGGCTCCATCGAAGCAGTGGTTCACACCTTGTTCGAAGCGCTGATTCTGGTGGTATTGGTTGTCATTCTGTTCCTGCAAACTTGGCGTGCCTCGATCATTCCACTGGTCGCTGTACCGGTGTCGTTGATCGGTACCTTTGCGGTCATGCACCTGTTTGGCTTCTCGCTCAACGCGCTGTCACTGTTCGGGTTGGTGTTGGCCATCGGCATCGTGGTGGATGACGCGATTGTGGTGGTGGAGAACGTCGAACGAAATATCGAGCTGGGACTCAGTCCGATCGAAGCCACCAAAAAAGCCATGAGTGAAGTGACCGGCCCGATCATCGCCACCGCGTTGGTGCTGTGCGCGGTGTTTATCCCAGCCGCCTTCATCTCGGGCTTGACCGGTCAGTTTTATAAGCAGTTCGCCCTGACCATTGCCATTTCCACGGTGATTTCAGCCTTCAACTCCCTGACCTTGTCCCCTGCCCTGTCGGCCGTATTGCTCAGAGCGCATGACGCACCGAAAGACGGCTTCTCGCGCTTCCTCGATAAACTGTTGGGCAGTTGGTTGTTCCGCCCCTTCAACCGCTTCTTCGACAAAGCTAGCCATGGTTATGTCGGCACCGTAGGCCGCGTTATCCGCAGCAGCGGCATTGCATTGTTCCTGTATGCCGGCCTGATCGTGCTGACGTGGTTCGGTTTTGCCAACACCCCCACCGGTTTCGTGCCGACTCAAGACAAGCAGTACCTGGTGGCCTTCGCGCAATTACCGGATGCTTCCAGCCTTGATCGTACCGAAGACGTGATCAAACGCATGTCCGATATCGCTCTCAAGCAGCCGGGCGTGGACAGTGCGGTGGCCTTCCCTGGCTTGTCGATCAACGGTTTCACCAACAGCCCGAACGCCGGCATCGTGTTCGTCACACTCAAGCCTTTTGACGAACGTAAGGACCCCAGTGAATCAGCCGGTGCGATTGCCGGTGCGTTGAACGGCAAGTTCGGTTCGATTCAAGAAGCGTACATGGCGATCTTCCCGCCCCCACCGGTCCAAGGCCTCGGTACCATCGGCGGCTTCCGGGTGCAGATCGAAGACCGTGGCAACCTGGGTTACGACGCGCTGTACAAAGAAACCCAAAACATCATCACCAAGAGCCGCACTACGCCAGGACTGGCCGCACTGTTTACCAGCTACACGGTTAACGTGCCCCAAGTCGATGCTGCCATCGACCGTGAAAAAGCCAAGACTCATGGCGTGGCCATCAGTGATATTTTCGACACGCTGCAGATCTACCTGGGTTCGCTGTACGCCAACGACTTCAACCGTTTTGGTCGCACGTATCAGGTCAACGTTCAGGCCGAGCAACAGTTCCGCCAGGAAGGTGAGCAGATCGGTCAGTTGAAAGTACGTAACAACCTTGGCGAAATGATCCCGTTGGCGACTTTTATCAAGGTCAGTAATACCTCAGGGCCTGATCGCGTTCAGCATTACAACGGCTTCATCACCGCAGAAATCAACGGCGCCGCGGCACCGGGCTATAGCTCAGGCCAAGCCCAGGAAGCGATTGAGAAACTGCTCAAAGATGAACTGCCAAACGGCATGACCTATGAATGGACCGACCTGACCTATCAGCAGATTTTATCGGGTAACACGGCGCTGTTGGTCTTCCCACTCTGCGTACTGCTGGCGTTCCTGGTGTTGGCTGCCTTGTACGAAAGCTGGAGCCTGCCACTGGCGGTGATCCTGATCGTACCAATGACCCTGCTGTCGGCTATCGCCGGGGTGATCATTGCGGGCAGCGACAACAATATCTTCACCCAGATTGGCTTGATCGTACTGGTGGGCTTGGCGTGTAAGAACGCGATCCTTATCGTCGAGTTTGCCAAAGACGAGCAAGAGAAAGGCAAGACGCCGCTGGAAGCTGTTCTGGAAGCCTGCCGCCTGCGTTTGCGCCCAATCCTGATGACCTCCTTCGCCTTCATCATGGGTGTTGTGCCACTGGTTCTTTCCAGCGGTGCCGGTGCTGAAATGCGTCATGCCATGGGTGTAGCGGTGTTCTCCGGAATGCTTGGGGTGACCTTCTTTGGTCTGCTGCTGACACCGGTGTTCTACGTGCTGATTCGTAACTATGTAGGTCGCAAAGCAGCCCGTAAAGCAGCCCGTAAACAGGCTCACGAAGCTGACAAGGCCCTGAAGCTGGAGTCGCAACAATGA
- a CDS encoding tetratricopeptide repeat protein — MPKPPLNGSPAEPKTRRRWPIGFSIACLAIAVGGGLLWLRSGPSAPPAIVHTISYGRALAQAQDGKPGAARVLYQQFARTDLSGPRRAGLLVELSNFPGPQALKLAGEALHSDEVLVRQAAIDAIVKLVSGSQRSVLLGPLLDEKEPDTRFSAAKALLGLTPDEVGLYFTPLEQVVEEYKTALQAKVPATSQSQLQLARLYLHTNDPARAATALEQALALEPGNLEAALAQIDLLDKQGQAEKARHLLGQLLEHNPSSSMLQHAFGMWLLNHGQSEYALLGLTKAVELDPENNDFRYDLAVALHGLEQLEPAQKQLEDILQRQPANRRSRVLLIHYWQESGQLQKVQVLLAELEQQNPDDPALQQGL, encoded by the coding sequence ATGCCCAAACCGCCTTTAAACGGTTCACCCGCCGAGCCGAAAACCCGTCGTCGATGGCCCATTGGTTTCTCCATCGCATGTCTGGCCATCGCTGTAGGGGGTGGTCTGCTTTGGTTGCGCAGTGGCCCCTCTGCTCCGCCCGCTATTGTCCACACCATCAGTTACGGCCGCGCTCTGGCACAGGCTCAAGACGGCAAACCCGGTGCCGCCCGCGTGCTTTATCAGCAATTCGCCCGCACCGACTTGTCCGGCCCCCGACGTGCAGGCCTATTGGTTGAACTGTCAAATTTCCCAGGTCCGCAGGCGCTCAAGCTGGCCGGCGAAGCGCTGCACAGCGATGAAGTCCTCGTTCGACAAGCGGCGATTGATGCGATCGTCAAACTCGTATCTGGAAGTCAGCGCAGCGTGTTGCTGGGCCCTTTGCTCGATGAAAAAGAGCCGGATACCCGATTCAGCGCGGCGAAAGCATTGCTGGGACTCACGCCAGATGAAGTCGGGTTGTATTTCACCCCGTTGGAGCAAGTCGTCGAGGAATATAAAACGGCGCTGCAAGCCAAGGTCCCCGCGACCAGTCAAAGTCAACTGCAACTGGCCAGGCTTTATTTGCACACCAATGATCCAGCACGGGCCGCAACAGCCCTGGAGCAGGCCCTCGCCCTTGAGCCGGGCAATCTGGAGGCCGCACTGGCGCAGATCGACCTTCTCGACAAGCAAGGGCAAGCTGAAAAAGCCAGGCACCTGCTGGGACAGCTGCTTGAGCACAATCCCTCGTCTTCGATGCTGCAGCACGCCTTTGGTATGTGGTTGCTCAATCACGGGCAAAGCGAATACGCGCTGCTGGGCCTGACAAAAGCCGTGGAGTTGGACCCGGAAAACAATGATTTCCGCTATGACCTGGCGGTCGCGCTGCACGGTCTGGAGCAATTGGAGCCTGCGCAGAAGCAGCTTGAAGACATTTTGCAGCGTCAACCCGCCAACCGACGCAGCCGAGTGCTCCTGATACATTACTGGCAAGAAAGCGGTCAGTTGCAAAAGGTCCAAGTGTTGCTCGCAGAACTTGAGCAACAAAATCCAGACGACCCGGCCTTGCAGCAAGGCCTCTAA
- a CDS encoding histone-like nucleoid-structuring protein, MvaT/MvaU family has product MSRLAEFRAAEKALQEQLAQLETLKNDAGLKKEIEFEQKLQGLMSTYGKSLRDIVAILDPKSSLPQAAPSGIKRRRARVVKVYQNPHTGEMIETKGGNHRGLKSWKEQYGVDAVDSWLRA; this is encoded by the coding sequence TTGTCCAGACTTGCCGAGTTTCGCGCAGCAGAAAAAGCCCTTCAAGAACAGCTTGCACAGCTGGAGACTTTGAAGAATGACGCCGGACTAAAGAAGGAGATTGAATTCGAACAAAAGCTTCAAGGTTTGATGAGCACCTACGGCAAGAGCCTGCGCGACATCGTCGCCATCCTCGACCCCAAGAGCTCGCTACCACAGGCCGCCCCATCAGGAATCAAGCGTCGCAGGGCCCGTGTCGTCAAGGTTTATCAGAATCCGCACACCGGCGAAATGATCGAAACCAAAGGCGGCAATCACCGCGGCCTGAAGTCCTGGAAAGAGCAGTACGGTGTTGACGCTGTAGATTCATGGCTTCGCGCCTGA
- a CDS encoding zinc-dependent alcohol dehydrogenase family protein: protein MSRTIRFHQFGPAEVLKIEEFPAAQPAPGEVQVRVEAIGISWYDVLWRQNLAPSQARLPAGLGQEMAGVVSALGEGVTDLAVGDKVASFPAATANQHPVYGELIVLPRAALTRYPDLLTPVEASVHYTPLLIAYFAYVDLARVKPGQTALITDATHCAGPAFVQMGKALGVKVIAAAKSAEQRDNLLALGADKVVVTEEQDLLIAINKYTDNRGVDVVLDGLGGPQMSILGDVLAPRGSLILYGLQGGNQTPFPACAAFQKNIQFFVHCLGNFTGKPELGITQDEAALQRALREINQLTADRVLLPQVTRIFAFDDVVAAHRYMDQCPVTGRAVLVVDPA, encoded by the coding sequence ATGTCCCGCACAATCCGTTTTCATCAGTTTGGTCCGGCGGAGGTCCTCAAAATCGAGGAATTCCCTGCTGCGCAACCGGCACCCGGTGAGGTGCAAGTGCGCGTCGAAGCGATCGGCATCAGCTGGTATGACGTTCTATGGCGGCAGAATCTGGCACCTTCACAAGCTCGTTTGCCGGCTGGACTTGGCCAGGAAATGGCTGGTGTTGTTTCGGCATTGGGTGAAGGCGTTACCGATTTGGCAGTCGGTGACAAAGTGGCAAGCTTCCCGGCAGCCACTGCCAACCAACATCCGGTCTACGGCGAGTTGATCGTTTTGCCTCGAGCAGCATTGACCCGCTACCCGGACCTGTTGACGCCGGTTGAAGCGAGCGTTCATTACACACCGCTGTTGATCGCCTATTTTGCCTATGTTGACCTGGCGCGGGTAAAGCCGGGGCAAACCGCACTTATCACTGACGCGACCCACTGCGCTGGCCCGGCCTTCGTTCAAATGGGCAAGGCGTTGGGCGTGAAAGTGATCGCGGCAGCCAAATCTGCAGAGCAACGTGACAACTTGCTGGCCCTTGGGGCGGATAAAGTCGTTGTCACTGAAGAGCAAGACTTGCTGATCGCTATTAATAAATACACCGACAACCGTGGTGTAGATGTGGTGCTCGATGGTTTGGGCGGCCCGCAGATGTCGATCCTGGGTGACGTTCTTGCACCACGCGGCAGTCTCATTCTGTACGGCTTACAGGGTGGCAATCAAACACCGTTCCCGGCCTGCGCCGCGTTCCAGAAAAATATTCAGTTCTTTGTACATTGCTTGGGTAACTTCACCGGCAAGCCTGAGTTGGGTATCACACAAGACGAAGCTGCCTTGCAACGTGCGTTGCGTGAAATCAATCAGCTAACAGCTGATAGGGTATTACTGCCGCAGGTCACCCGGATATTTGCATTTGACGATGTTGTTGCAGCTCATCGCTACATGGACCAATGCCCAGTCACCGGGCGAGCGGTATTAGTGGTCGATCCTGCTTAA
- a CDS encoding PLP-dependent aminotransferase family protein: protein MKDVPSFAYQAVYLYLNRLIDNVQSGTSTKLPSLRHLAGRLKVSVSTVQYAYCLLEKEGRVCSIPKSGYFTLAGVDRQIPDEGGDLLETLYANARRPGMFVLSHDDPTVLASLESPLLMLERELIRHYPRRAYSVFQPFGELELRTALADRYTTCAVHGWCSDNVYVGADLSGVLKIVLDVLALRGGTVLVESPCSWTILRVLKSFNIRVIEVPLDAQSCVDLACFQALLSKENIGLALLPSCVSPIIGPAAVENRRQLAGLLNQHGVWVLENDSHGELCFEQSANRLRDWVNPHRLMVFSAFDKIIGPEAPYGYVLCKHLRTELQQHFLVRSFRLSPIRQKAIARLYSTGRIDLHVIGLRRLLEDRMLMMATLLNERVGDSLRFNLPAGGAGIWAECIQPVNMRQVFDRLLKQRISIAPGEVFSLQGLHQQNLRISFAFDWTQDIGRALEVLDRALRQERL from the coding sequence ATGAAAGACGTGCCTAGCTTTGCGTATCAGGCGGTGTACCTGTACCTCAATCGGTTGATCGACAACGTGCAGTCCGGCACCTCGACTAAATTGCCCTCATTGCGGCACCTTGCCGGGCGTCTGAAGGTCTCCGTTTCCACCGTTCAGTATGCGTACTGCCTGCTGGAAAAGGAGGGCCGGGTGTGCTCGATACCTAAATCCGGGTACTTCACGCTGGCGGGCGTGGATCGTCAGATACCCGACGAGGGCGGGGATTTGCTTGAAACCTTGTACGCAAATGCCCGACGCCCCGGCATGTTTGTGCTCAGCCATGACGACCCGACGGTACTGGCGTCATTGGAAAGTCCACTGTTAATGCTTGAGCGTGAGTTGATTCGACATTACCCGCGCCGGGCCTATTCGGTGTTTCAGCCTTTTGGCGAACTTGAGCTGCGCACCGCCTTAGCAGACCGCTATACCACGTGCGCGGTGCATGGCTGGTGCTCCGATAACGTCTATGTCGGTGCTGATTTGAGTGGCGTACTCAAAATTGTCCTCGATGTCTTGGCGCTGCGTGGTGGGACGGTGTTGGTCGAATCACCCTGTTCATGGACTATTTTGCGGGTGTTGAAATCGTTCAATATCCGTGTGATCGAAGTGCCCCTCGATGCTCAAAGCTGTGTCGACCTTGCTTGTTTCCAAGCCCTGCTCAGTAAAGAAAATATCGGTTTGGCGCTGCTACCCTCTTGCGTCAGCCCGATAATCGGACCGGCTGCGGTGGAGAATCGCCGACAACTGGCCGGTTTGTTGAATCAGCACGGCGTTTGGGTGTTGGAGAACGATAGCCATGGCGAGCTGTGTTTCGAGCAATCGGCGAACCGATTGCGCGATTGGGTCAATCCTCATCGACTGATGGTGTTCTCAGCTTTCGACAAAATCATCGGACCTGAGGCGCCTTATGGTTACGTGCTGTGCAAACACCTTAGAACTGAATTGCAGCAGCACTTTCTGGTGCGCTCATTTCGGCTGTCGCCTATTCGTCAAAAAGCCATCGCCCGGCTTTACAGCACCGGGCGAATCGACCTGCACGTTATTGGGCTAAGGCGACTACTGGAAGACCGGATGCTGATGATGGCAACGCTGCTCAACGAGCGCGTCGGTGACAGCTTGCGATTTAATCTGCCCGCAGGGGGGGCGGGTATCTGGGCCGAATGCATACAGCCCGTAAACATGCGCCAAGTATTTGATCGTCTACTCAAACAGCGAATTTCTATTGCACCCGGTGAGGTCTTTAGTCTTCAGGGGTTACACCAACAGAACCTGAGAATAAGTTTCGCCTTTGACTGGACCCAGGACATTGGCAGGGCGTTGGAGGTGCTGGACCGGGCGTTGCGCCAGGAACGCCTGTAA
- a CDS encoding TolC family protein, with amino-acid sequence MSVTTVKFFLPSLLVLALAACAVGPDYKAPVTPAAAVLSAAQGNYDRTHTESVWWAQFDDPVLNQLVAQSMTGNRDLRVSFARLQASRAIRDQVAYTQMPIITSGVSSQIGKAQVPGQTNQRVNIESYTAGLDMAWEIDLFGHIQRQIESANADQQASEADLFQLQISITAELVDAYGQLRGAQLRERIARDNLKNQQESRTVTVSMRDAGVGNELDVVRADARLAAVEATVPQLQAEQVREKNRIATLMGERPESMKVDLSPAQLPAIAKALPIGDPTELLRHRPDVRAAERQLASATAQIGVNTADLFPRVSLTGFLGYTAARGSQIGSSAAAAWSLGPSITWPALDLRSVRARIRGANADADGALANYEQHVLLALEESENAFSDYNKRQERLISLIRQSESSRKAADLASIQYREGTADFLVLLDAERERLAAEDSQALGEIDTYRGIVAIYKALGGGWQPQS; translated from the coding sequence ATGAGCGTCACAACGGTAAAGTTTTTCCTCCCGAGCCTGTTGGTTCTGGCGCTGGCGGCCTGCGCCGTCGGCCCGGATTACAAGGCTCCAGTGACCCCAGCGGCTGCGGTGTTGTCTGCCGCCCAAGGCAATTACGACCGCACTCACACTGAGTCAGTCTGGTGGGCGCAGTTCGATGATCCGGTCCTGAATCAACTGGTTGCTCAGTCGATGACCGGCAACCGGGATTTGCGCGTGTCGTTTGCTCGTTTGCAAGCTTCCCGGGCGATCCGTGATCAGGTGGCGTACACCCAGATGCCGATCATCACCAGCGGCGTCAGCAGCCAGATAGGCAAGGCGCAAGTGCCGGGTCAGACCAATCAGCGCGTTAACATCGAGAGTTACACCGCGGGCCTGGACATGGCCTGGGAAATCGACCTGTTTGGTCACATCCAGCGCCAGATCGAGTCGGCCAATGCCGATCAGCAAGCCAGCGAAGCCGATCTGTTCCAGTTGCAGATCAGCATCACCGCCGAACTGGTGGATGCCTACGGCCAGCTGCGCGGCGCGCAACTGCGTGAGCGAATTGCCCGGGACAACCTGAAAAACCAGCAGGAATCGCGCACTGTCACCGTCAGCATGCGTGACGCCGGGGTCGGCAACGAACTCGACGTGGTGCGCGCCGATGCCCGTCTGGCGGCGGTTGAAGCCACTGTGCCGCAGTTGCAAGCTGAACAAGTGCGGGAAAAAAACCGCATCGCGACCTTGATGGGTGAGCGTCCGGAATCGATGAAAGTCGACCTGAGCCCAGCGCAGTTGCCAGCGATTGCCAAGGCCTTGCCGATTGGCGATCCCACCGAACTGCTGCGTCACCGTCCTGATGTGCGTGCCGCTGAGCGCCAATTGGCCTCGGCCACCGCGCAAATCGGGGTGAACACGGCGGACCTGTTCCCACGGGTCAGCCTCACCGGTTTTCTCGGTTACACCGCCGCCCGTGGTTCGCAGATCGGTTCTTCGGCTGCTGCTGCCTGGTCGCTTGGCCCAAGCATCACTTGGCCGGCGCTGGATTTACGCAGCGTGCGAGCGCGGATTCGCGGGGCCAATGCCGATGCTGACGGTGCGCTGGCCAACTACGAGCAGCACGTGTTGTTGGCGTTGGAGGAGTCGGAAAACGCCTTCAGCGATTACAACAAGCGTCAGGAACGTTTGATCTCGTTGATCCGTCAAAGTGAATCGAGCCGTAAAGCGGCAGATTTGGCCTCGATTCAGTACCGTGAAGGCACCGCTGACTTCCTGGTGTTGCTGGATGCCGAACGTGAACGCCTGGCAGCCGAAGATTCTCAGGCCCTGGGTGAGATCGACACCTACCGTGGGATTGTTGCCATTTACAAGGCATTGGGTGGCGGTTGGCAACCTCAGTCTTAA
- a CDS encoding LysR family transcriptional regulator — protein MNRNDLRRVDLNLLIVFETLMHERSVTRAAEKLFLGQPAISAALSRLRGLFDDPLFVRTGRSMEPTARAVEIFALLSPALDSISTAVSRASEFDPATSTTVFRIGLSDDAEFALLPSLLKRLRSEAPGIVLVVRRVNYILMPALLASGEISIGVSYTTDLPANAKRKVLRRSKPKLLRADTVPGPLSLDDFCARPHALVSFAGDLGGFIDEHLEKVGRKRHVVLAVPQFNGLATLIAGTDIVATVPDYAAEVLTAAGGVRSEDVPIETRTFDLHMAWRGSQDNDPGERWLRSRIQMFFGDPDSLI, from the coding sequence ATGAATCGCAACGACCTGCGTCGCGTCGACCTCAACCTGCTAATCGTGTTCGAAACCTTGATGCATGAGCGCAGTGTCACTCGTGCTGCAGAGAAGCTGTTCCTCGGACAACCGGCGATCAGTGCGGCGCTCTCGCGGTTGCGTGGGTTGTTTGATGACCCGCTGTTTGTGCGCACTGGCCGCAGCATGGAGCCCACCGCCCGTGCGGTGGAAATTTTCGCGTTGCTCTCCCCGGCCCTTGACTCCATTTCAACGGCCGTCAGTCGCGCGTCGGAATTCGACCCAGCGACTAGCACAACCGTCTTCCGGATCGGCTTGTCCGATGACGCGGAGTTCGCGTTACTGCCTTCGCTATTAAAACGGCTACGTTCTGAAGCGCCCGGCATCGTGCTGGTGGTTCGCCGCGTGAACTACATTTTGATGCCCGCGCTGTTGGCTTCTGGGGAAATTTCCATTGGCGTCAGCTACACCACTGACCTGCCCGCCAACGCCAAGCGCAAAGTCTTGCGCCGCAGTAAACCCAAGTTATTGCGGGCCGATACCGTGCCTGGCCCCTTGAGCCTGGATGATTTCTGCGCGCGCCCTCATGCATTGGTCTCGTTTGCTGGCGACTTGGGTGGGTTTATCGATGAACACTTGGAAAAGGTCGGCCGTAAGCGCCATGTGGTTCTGGCGGTTCCGCAATTCAACGGTCTGGCGACGCTGATCGCGGGCACGGATATCGTTGCGACGGTTCCAGATTACGCGGCAGAAGTGCTGACGGCCGCAGGCGGTGTACGCTCCGAGGACGTCCCCATCGAAACCCGCACCTTCGATTTACACATGGCATGGCGCGGCTCGCAGGACAACGATCCGGGCGAGCGCTGGCTGCGTTCTCGCATTCAAATGTTCTTTGGTGACCCCGATAGCCTGATCTAG